A region from the Lolium perenne isolate Kyuss_39 chromosome 4, Kyuss_2.0, whole genome shotgun sequence genome encodes:
- the LOC127319640 gene encoding CASP-like protein 4B3, producing MARSPMSSAPDGGAPPHDAPAPDAAASHAPATGGVPASRSIAQRWKMEGVPARARLLLREAAWLFSFLALVVMATDVHGRGGANDFSTYPEYNYCLGVSIIALLYATAQLLRDLHRLSSGRDLVAGRKVAAIVDFTGDQVVAYFLISGLSAASPVTDYMRQGADNLFNDSAAAAISMAFFAFVAIGLSALVSGYSLSLEALV from the exons ATGGCCCGGTCGCCCATGTCGTCCGCCCCAGACGGCGGCGCACCGCCGCATGACGCGCCAGCTCCCGACGCCGCGGCCAGCCACGCGCCGGCCACTGGCGGCGTGCCGGCGTCGAGGTCGATCGCGCAGCGGTGGAAGATGGAGGGCGTGCCGGCGCGGGCGCGGCTGCTGCTGCGGGAGGCCGCGTGGCTCTTCTCCTTCCTCGCCCTCGTCGTCATGGCCACCGACGTGCACGGCCGCGGCGGCGCCAACGACTTCAGCACCTACCCCGAATACAA CTACTGCCTGGGCGTGTCGATCATCGCGCTGCTCTACGCCACGGCGCAGCTGCTGCGCGACCTCCACAGGCTCAGCTCCGGCCGGGACCTCGTCGCCGGGAGGAAGGTGGCGGCCATCGTTGACTTCACCGGAGATCAG GTGGTGGCCTACTTTCTGATATCGGGCCTGTCCGCGGCATCGCCGGTGACGGACTACATGCGGCAAGGCGCCGATAACCTGTTCAACGACTCAGCAGCGGCCGCGATTAGCATGGCATTCTTCGCCTTCGTGGCCATCGGCCTCTCTGCCCTCGTCTCCGGGTACAGCCTTTCCTTAGAAGCTCTTGTATAG